Proteins from a genomic interval of Phycisphaerae bacterium:
- a CDS encoding lamin tail domain-containing protein, with protein sequence MRRAGCREWLDRAVFLWVVAVPAGLVAMTDRIARAGDCACVPCDFDHDGDVDQEDFGYLQGCFSGYGVPQTNPACLDARLAGHDYVDQQDLAIFRACLSGSGRPYPGTDLPLAAISEFMASNDSGLEDEDGDHPDWIEIYNPCQPALNLGGWFLTDDPSDLRKWVFPPVGLPRGEYLVVFASGKDRHESGSPLHTSFQLDKGGEYLALVLPDGETVLHSFAPRAPEQLTNVSYGLAQLSMRPVTIRAQAWYHVPRAEDAALEQGWTAEDFPDGTWDTGQTGLGFSSLPTSFEVTVYTANLAVTSLATAEAVISDPSKRTSVVTSRASTVNFVNSGGGGHFAGDLPFPGLDSSRDYDHFVVLATGSVVIPAAGEWTIGVTSDDGFGLTMSRGTQTLTASYPALRSEGDTLTPLVITEPGVYAVRLVFFEYNGSSSVELYAAQGYYEAFSSGAFRLVGDAVNGGLTLGSLGADLATDVGPAMLNVNSSMWMRVPFYFDDPAGYTRVTLRMKYGDGFVAFLNGEEVARRNAPGILSWDAAATAVRTAKAAAVYEEINLPGCQDKLKAGRNVLAVHGLNNAASDGDFVILPELVISSNSFLAQYLPQPTPGEPNVPGVVDFVRPVEFDQARGFRSAPFSLRLSCPTPGAEIRYTVDGSTPSEASGILYTGPIAVGRTSVVRAAGFRPHWLPSEVMTHTYLFLGDIVTQSANGQAPAGWPSGWVSGQVFDYGMDPDIVNSARYSSLIDDALLAIPSISLVTDLKHLFDASTGIYTHASGDGEAWERPVSVELIHPDGAPGFQINAGLRIRGGYSRSGDNPKHAFRLFFRAAYGQKSLEYPLFDTEGVSSFWKMDLRTDQNYSWSFGGDSRNTMIRDLFARDTQGAMGQPYTRSRYYHLYLDGQYWGIFETQERAQADFAASYLGGDADDYDVVKVDAGPYTIYATDGNMSAWYRLWQACQAGFSSNEAYYKVQGLNPDGSRNPDYEVLVDVDNTIDYNLLTFFTGDLDGPVSAFLGNVRPNNMYAIYNRVDPSGFKFMRHDNEHTLLNVNEDRTGPFSAGSEFSAFNPQYLHQRLAANLEYRTRFGDRVQKHMFNGGALTVSENVARFQARASQIDLAIIAESARWGDAKRYPPLNRNDHWIPEINWIMNTYFPERNAVVLNQLTSHGWYPTVPAPLLSQTGGSVEAGFILTLSKPSGASGTVYYTVDGSDPRLRGGAVSPAALTATESTSNVTFIPTGSRWLYLDDGSDQGTAWTATDFADGGWKEGNAQFGYSPAEHDEVTTVSYGPYPSNKFVTTYFRKSFDVPVGAVCTQLQYRILRDDGAVIHLNGRTPPATTNMPSSWHYRRLASTCAEGANETTYFAGTMDPSFCVAGGRNVLAVEVHQCSVTSDDLSFDLELTGTLKVRTTVVIDRPMTVKARLYSNGQWSALVEGVFSVPALPLVVNEFMADNETTIVNPDLPGVYSDWIEVYNPNPFAVDMGGMSLTDDFADPTKGRIPEGVIIPEGGHLVFWADELPTLGRMHVNFKLSKSGDEIGLYAVDGVTPVDQIVFGTQAADVSYGRYPDGSVAWGAMAPTPGWMNHSP encoded by the coding sequence ATGCGGAGAGCGGGTTGTCGCGAATGGCTCGATCGGGCCGTGTTCTTATGGGTCGTTGCCGTTCCGGCCGGATTGGTGGCCATGACCGACCGGATCGCGCGGGCCGGGGACTGCGCCTGTGTGCCTTGCGACTTCGATCACGATGGGGACGTTGACCAGGAGGATTTCGGGTATCTGCAGGGGTGTTTCAGCGGGTACGGTGTTCCTCAGACGAATCCGGCCTGTCTGGATGCACGACTAGCGGGGCATGACTATGTTGACCAGCAGGATCTAGCCATCTTCAGGGCTTGTCTTTCGGGGTCTGGGCGTCCCTATCCGGGCACGGACCTGCCCCTGGCCGCGATCTCGGAGTTCATGGCCTCCAACGACTCGGGCCTGGAGGATGAAGACGGCGACCACCCGGATTGGATCGAGATTTACAATCCCTGCCAGCCGGCTCTGAACCTTGGTGGCTGGTTTTTGACCGATGATCCCTCTGATCTCCGGAAGTGGGTTTTCCCTCCGGTCGGTCTACCGCGCGGCGAGTACCTTGTGGTCTTTGCCTCGGGGAAAGACCGTCACGAGTCTGGCAGTCCGCTGCACACCAGCTTCCAGCTGGACAAGGGCGGCGAGTACCTGGCGCTGGTGCTACCTGACGGCGAGACGGTGCTGCACTCCTTTGCGCCCCGAGCTCCCGAGCAGCTGACCAATGTCTCCTATGGCCTGGCTCAGCTTTCCATGCGGCCGGTCACGATTCGAGCCCAGGCCTGGTATCACGTTCCCAGGGCGGAGGATGCGGCTCTGGAGCAAGGCTGGACGGCGGAGGACTTCCCGGACGGTACCTGGGACACGGGCCAGACCGGCCTCGGCTTCAGTTCGCTCCCGACCAGCTTCGAGGTGACGGTCTACACCGCGAACCTGGCCGTGACCAGCCTGGCCACGGCTGAGGCGGTCATCAGTGATCCGAGCAAGCGGACCTCCGTGGTGACGTCTCGGGCCTCGACCGTGAATTTCGTCAACAGTGGAGGAGGCGGCCATTTCGCTGGGGACTTGCCTTTTCCAGGTTTGGATTCCTCCCGGGACTACGATCACTTTGTTGTTTTGGCCACCGGTTCGGTGGTCATACCGGCCGCGGGCGAGTGGACGATCGGGGTGACCAGCGATGACGGGTTCGGGTTGACGATGAGTCGTGGCACCCAGACCCTGACCGCCTCGTATCCGGCGTTGCGCAGCGAAGGCGACACGCTGACTCCCTTGGTCATCACTGAGCCGGGGGTCTACGCCGTGCGTCTGGTGTTTTTCGAATACAACGGGAGTTCGTCGGTTGAGTTGTACGCTGCGCAGGGGTACTACGAGGCATTCTCGTCGGGCGCATTCCGGCTGGTGGGTGACGCGGTGAACGGCGGTTTGACGTTGGGCAGCCTGGGGGCCGATCTGGCGACCGACGTGGGGCCGGCCATGCTGAACGTCAACAGCTCGATGTGGATGCGCGTCCCGTTCTACTTTGATGATCCCGCCGGGTATACCCGGGTGACTCTGCGGATGAAGTACGGGGATGGTTTCGTGGCCTTTCTGAACGGCGAGGAAGTGGCTCGCCGGAATGCGCCGGGCATCCTTTCCTGGGATGCCGCGGCGACGGCCGTCCGGACTGCCAAGGCGGCGGCGGTGTATGAGGAGATCAACCTTCCCGGTTGCCAGGACAAACTGAAGGCGGGCCGGAATGTGCTGGCCGTCCACGGCCTGAACAACGCGGCATCGGACGGGGACTTCGTCATCCTGCCGGAACTGGTGATCTCGAGCAACAGTTTCCTGGCCCAGTATCTTCCGCAGCCGACGCCCGGTGAGCCGAACGTACCCGGGGTGGTGGATTTCGTTCGGCCGGTGGAGTTTGACCAGGCGCGAGGTTTCCGAAGCGCGCCGTTCAGCCTGAGACTTTCCTGCCCGACTCCTGGTGCGGAGATCCGGTACACGGTGGACGGGTCCACGCCCTCGGAGGCCAGCGGCATTCTCTACACCGGTCCGATCGCCGTTGGTCGTACGAGCGTCGTGCGGGCCGCGGGCTTCCGGCCTCACTGGCTTCCCTCGGAGGTTATGACGCACACCTACCTGTTCCTGGGCGATATCGTCACCCAGTCGGCGAACGGGCAGGCCCCGGCCGGCTGGCCTTCGGGCTGGGTGAGCGGCCAGGTGTTCGACTACGGCATGGACCCGGACATCGTGAACAGCGCGCGTTACTCCAGCCTGATCGACGATGCCCTGCTTGCGATCCCGTCCATTTCGCTGGTGACCGACCTGAAGCACCTGTTTGATGCGAGTACGGGCATCTACACCCACGCCTCGGGGGATGGCGAAGCCTGGGAGCGCCCGGTCTCGGTCGAGTTGATCCACCCGGACGGCGCACCCGGCTTCCAGATCAACGCCGGCTTGCGGATCCGAGGCGGATACAGCCGCAGCGGGGACAATCCCAAGCATGCGTTCCGGTTGTTTTTCAGGGCCGCGTACGGCCAGAAGTCGCTGGAGTACCCTTTGTTTGACACCGAAGGCGTGAGCAGTTTCTGGAAGATGGACCTTCGCACCGACCAGAACTATTCCTGGAGCTTTGGCGGGGACTCGCGCAATACCATGATCCGGGACCTTTTTGCGCGCGACACGCAAGGCGCGATGGGCCAGCCCTACACGCGCAGCCGGTACTATCATCTGTACCTGGACGGTCAGTACTGGGGTATCTTCGAGACGCAGGAGCGGGCCCAGGCCGACTTCGCGGCCTCCTACCTGGGCGGGGATGCGGACGACTACGACGTAGTCAAGGTGGACGCAGGTCCGTACACGATCTACGCCACGGACGGCAACATGAGCGCCTGGTACCGGCTGTGGCAGGCTTGTCAGGCGGGCTTCAGTTCGAACGAGGCCTACTACAAGGTGCAGGGCCTCAATCCGGACGGCAGCCGCAACCCCGATTACGAGGTCCTGGTGGATGTGGACAACACCATCGACTACAACCTGCTCACGTTTTTTACCGGCGACCTTGATGGTCCAGTTTCCGCCTTTTTGGGCAACGTTCGGCCCAACAACATGTACGCGATCTACAACCGCGTGGACCCGTCGGGCTTCAAGTTCATGAGGCATGATAACGAGCACACGCTGCTCAACGTGAACGAGGATCGGACCGGGCCCTTCTCCGCCGGATCGGAGTTCAGCGCGTTCAACCCCCAATACTTGCACCAGCGCCTTGCGGCCAACCTGGAGTATCGCACGCGTTTCGGCGACCGCGTGCAGAAGCACATGTTCAACGGCGGAGCGCTGACCGTGTCGGAGAACGTCGCCCGATTCCAGGCCCGCGCGAGTCAGATTGACCTGGCCATTATCGCCGAGTCGGCTCGCTGGGGAGACGCCAAGAGGTATCCGCCGCTCAATCGGAACGATCACTGGATTCCCGAGATCAACTGGATCATGAACACCTACTTCCCGGAGCGGAACGCCGTGGTATTGAATCAGCTCACCAGCCACGGCTGGTATCCGACGGTGCCCGCGCCGCTGCTGAGCCAGACCGGGGGGAGTGTCGAGGCGGGTTTCATTCTGACGCTGTCGAAGCCGAGCGGCGCCTCGGGGACCGTATACTACACGGTCGACGGCAGCGATCCCCGACTGCGGGGCGGGGCGGTGTCGCCCGCGGCATTGACAGCCACCGAGAGTACGTCCAACGTGACGTTCATCCCGACCGGCTCGAGGTGGCTCTACCTGGACGACGGCTCCGATCAGGGCACCGCCTGGACGGCCACGGATTTCGCCGACGGCGGCTGGAAGGAAGGGAACGCTCAGTTTGGTTACAGCCCTGCGGAGCACGACGAGGTCACGACGGTCAGCTACGGGCCGTACCCCTCCAACAAGTTCGTGACGACCTACTTCCGCAAGTCATTCGACGTGCCCGTGGGCGCGGTATGCACCCAGTTGCAGTACAGGATCCTGCGCGATGACGGGGCGGTCATCCATCTCAATGGCCGGACGCCGCCGGCCACGACCAACATGCCGTCGAGCTGGCACTACCGGCGATTGGCCAGTACCTGCGCGGAGGGCGCCAATGAGACGACGTATTTCGCCGGGACGATGGATCCTTCCTTCTGCGTCGCCGGAGGCCGCAACGTTCTGGCGGTCGAGGTTCACCAGTGCTCGGTCACGAGCGACGACCTGAGCTTCGACCTGGAACTGACCGGCACGCTGAAGGTTCGCACGACGGTGGTGATTGACCGCCCCATGACGGTCAAGGCCCGGCTGTACAGCAACGGGCAATGGAGTGCCCTGGTTGAAGGGGTCTTCAGCGTTCCGGCGCTTCCCCTGGTGGTCAACGAGTTCATGGCCGACAACGAGACGACGATTGTGAACCCGGATCTTCCCGGTGTTTACTCGGACTGGATCGAGGTGTACAACCCCAACCCCTTTGCCGTTGACATGGGCGGCATGAGCCTGACGGACGATTTCGCTGATCCGACCAAAGGTCGCATTCCCGAAGGGGTGATTATTCCTGAGGGGGGGCATCTGGTGTTCTGGGCCGACGAGCTTCCGACCCTGGGCAGGATGCACGTCAACTTCAAACTGAGCAAGAGCGGCGACGAGATCGGCCTCTACGCGGTGGACGGAGTCACCCCGGTTGACCAGATCGTCTTCGGCACGCAGGCGGCCGATGTGTCCTACGGTCGCTATCCCGACGGGTCAGTTGCCTGGGGGGCCATGGCTCCGACGCCGGGATGGATGAACCACTCGCCGTAG
- a CDS encoding endo-1,4-beta-xylanase, translated as MLTSLALLASLAALAAEPSPAARQLLTDADARIQKHRTADAVIKLTPKPGETLAAGTRVRIEQVRHAFLFGSNVFNLGRLRTPQDNEAYARRFAELLNFATLAFYWWSYEPQQGQPAYERSRRAAEWCWENGIVPKGHPLAWNWADPPWLPDDLHAVMNMQLTRISQCAQHFKGQIQYWDVVNEATHYDRPELKNKQAVKLTAAIAKIGVGPYVRKAFLAARQASPQAKLIINDYRLDADFENRVLKQLVDESGEKLYDVIGLQSHQHGGAIPAETLWAACERFGKYGKPLHWTETTFVSGEQGYNLAETRPGFKWDSTPEGEKRQAEDVTRFYTLLFSHPAVEAITWWDFSDQGAWQRAPAGLLRKDMSPKPAYQALLKLIKGKWWTKTEAVVEQDGTLRFHGFYGQYKVTVGEGEKERKGLFTLKPGTGEPIPVELQ; from the coding sequence ATGCTGACCTCCCTTGCCCTACTCGCGTCCCTGGCCGCCCTCGCCGCGGAGCCCTCCCCGGCCGCGCGGCAACTCCTGACCGACGCCGATGCCCGCATCCAGAAACACCGAACCGCCGACGCCGTGATCAAGCTCACACCCAAACCCGGCGAGACCCTCGCCGCCGGCACAAGGGTCCGAATCGAGCAGGTCCGCCACGCCTTCCTGTTCGGCAGCAACGTGTTCAACCTCGGTCGGCTCCGCACGCCACAAGACAACGAGGCCTACGCCCGCCGCTTCGCCGAACTCCTCAATTTCGCCACCCTGGCCTTCTACTGGTGGAGCTACGAACCCCAGCAGGGACAACCGGCCTACGAACGCTCACGCCGCGCCGCCGAATGGTGTTGGGAGAACGGCATCGTACCCAAGGGCCACCCGCTCGCCTGGAACTGGGCCGATCCTCCCTGGTTGCCCGACGACCTCCACGCGGTCATGAACATGCAGCTCACCCGCATCAGCCAATGCGCCCAACACTTCAAGGGTCAGATCCAGTACTGGGACGTAGTCAACGAGGCCACCCACTACGACCGCCCCGAACTCAAGAACAAACAGGCCGTCAAGCTCACCGCCGCCATCGCCAAGATCGGCGTCGGCCCCTACGTCCGCAAGGCCTTCCTCGCCGCCCGTCAGGCCAGCCCGCAGGCAAAACTGATCATCAACGACTATCGGCTCGACGCCGATTTCGAGAACCGCGTCCTCAAGCAGCTGGTCGACGAAAGCGGCGAGAAACTCTACGATGTCATCGGCCTGCAATCCCACCAGCACGGCGGAGCGATACCCGCCGAGACACTCTGGGCAGCCTGCGAGCGATTTGGAAAGTACGGCAAACCCCTGCACTGGACCGAGACAACCTTCGTCTCCGGCGAACAAGGTTACAACCTCGCCGAGACCCGCCCAGGCTTCAAATGGGACTCCACCCCCGAAGGCGAAAAACGCCAGGCCGAAGACGTCACCCGCTTCTACACGCTCCTGTTTAGCCACCCGGCCGTCGAGGCCATCACCTGGTGGGACTTCAGCGACCAGGGCGCTTGGCAAAGAGCCCCGGCCGGCCTGCTTCGAAAAGACATGTCGCCCAAACCGGCCTACCAGGCCCTCCTCAAGCTCATCAAAGGTAAGTGGTGGACCAAAACCGAAGCCGTCGTCGAACAGGACGGCACCCTTCGCTTTCACGGCTTCTACGGCCAATACAAGGTCACCGTCGGCGAGGGGGAAAAGGAACGCAAAGGCCTGTTCACACTCAAGCCGGGAACAGGCGAGCCAATCCCGGTCGAGCTTCAGTAA
- a CDS encoding DUF2961 domain-containing protein, which produces MVLGISFMLPSAILTAQTGLKPADGGLLSDVCVLRDFRSKRASSWDRTGGNADWLVIPAGKTEVLLEEKEAGCVKHFYWAYIDAGEVPRLNLIRGLVLRAYWDGAGKPSIEVPLGDLFGISNGQIRPIRSLAFTTNLGFEVEAQNSWGFNCYLPMPFSRGARIEVENQGGVNARIWYHIDYQLYGDAAGVAGQAGRLHAQWNRERPTKAISRVEAGKEARNTTGKENYTILEVEGNGQFVGYFLTVVNAHRGWWGEGDDMVFIDGEEFPPSIHGTGTEEIFGGGASPPREYSGPYTGFHCVENRSGYRWWGTNGMYRFYLTDPLRFRKSIRVSLEHGHANNMANDYCSVAFWYQEGVNQRLCPLAPLDQRRVDFNFERDNPPPVNGSASR; this is translated from the coding sequence ATGGTATTGGGCATATCCTTCATGCTCCCGAGCGCGATCCTCACGGCTCAGACGGGATTGAAGCCGGCGGACGGCGGCCTGCTGTCTGACGTGTGTGTGCTGCGCGATTTCCGCAGCAAGCGGGCTTCGAGTTGGGATCGCACCGGGGGGAACGCGGACTGGCTGGTGATTCCAGCCGGCAAGACCGAGGTGCTGCTGGAGGAGAAGGAGGCGGGTTGTGTCAAGCACTTCTACTGGGCCTACATCGATGCCGGGGAGGTGCCGAGGCTGAACCTGATTCGCGGGCTGGTGCTCCGGGCCTATTGGGACGGGGCGGGCAAGCCCAGTATCGAAGTGCCGCTGGGTGACTTGTTCGGCATCAGCAACGGTCAGATCCGGCCTATTCGTTCGTTGGCCTTCACGACGAATCTGGGTTTTGAAGTTGAAGCCCAGAACTCGTGGGGTTTCAACTGCTACCTGCCCATGCCGTTCAGTCGTGGAGCACGGATCGAGGTTGAGAACCAAGGCGGCGTGAACGCCCGGATCTGGTATCACATCGACTACCAGTTGTACGGTGATGCGGCCGGCGTCGCCGGGCAAGCCGGGCGGCTGCACGCGCAGTGGAACCGGGAGCGGCCGACCAAGGCCATCTCTCGGGTCGAGGCTGGAAAGGAGGCCCGCAACACGACCGGCAAAGAGAACTACACGATCCTGGAGGTGGAAGGCAACGGGCAGTTCGTGGGGTACTTTCTGACCGTGGTCAACGCTCATCGCGGCTGGTGGGGCGAGGGCGACGACATGGTGTTCATCGATGGCGAGGAGTTTCCGCCGTCCATCCACGGCACGGGCACGGAAGAGATCTTTGGAGGCGGGGCCTCTCCGCCGCGCGAATACAGTGGTCCTTACACCGGGTTCCATTGCGTCGAGAACCGAAGCGGCTACCGGTGGTGGGGCACGAACGGCATGTACCGGTTCTACCTCACGGATCCGTTGCGATTTCGAAAGTCGATCCGGGTCTCGCTGGAGCACGGGCATGCCAACAACATGGCCAACGATTACTGCAGTGTCGCTTTCTGGTACCAGGAAGGTGTCAACCAGAGACTGTGTCCGTTGGCGCCCCTGGACCAGCGCCGGGTGGATTTCAATTTCGAGCGGGACAATCCGCCTCCGGTGAACGGGTCTGCCTCGCGGTAG
- a CDS encoding DUF4091 domain-containing protein has translation MRRFRKPTGWVALGVLGAWAAFESPAWAAVSLSSGCEWKLSGGAGERIPLEGQLGKPGFRVSGQGTDWNAWVTDAPLEPGQLYRFDFFYIWRGEKPGGCVVAGPEGVNRDFSCEQSGELREVGFVFMASPRANERRFRLGQWQVKGVVDIGDPILTPVQAVHVHCGDLELGEGEEVAGHTYTFTSSLGGESSNFSRPIRGFTAGFNSNRWVLGQGQEVVYGHRLAGRHQTSGQIEVNACYVADGGRCVIEASKDGKEWRLLAACEKEGTVQATLPSEVFLATEILVRLRGDGGGVVQIDRYHYQAVIDGPAVGVRGGTQFVETTSLDASAVVRVDRLPAVRPSGSEEVRVSITNRGLGARSFRVSRVIRAAKQGEGGAVARQRALARLEEPAASSAAEGVSVDVPAGETREVSIPTVIAGGRRVAGRLDVVGEKPVFRGEWQVTVPVLYAADYGERLAGGDEVVQLWWSDATRKIARTRPVPEAQGKAVALWAARNEFEAAQLVVRPGSELRGLTASVSGLSGPEDARTGRPAVIAAGRIQVLWVYYHPVRVVLDAHGVADDWPDALPPLDRPLHVPAGVNQPLWILVRVPADASPGDYEGAVQLKAEGWSASVPIQLHVWDFALPEKPFTQSGFGLSMGDPFRYQGLKTDVDKRAVYAKYMQSFTDHRISPYDPTLFDRIDVQWEPKAQPPRAKVDFTRFDPAMAEAVAKNHITAFNLSIPGMGGGTFHERYEGEIAGFKAGSPEYEAMFSSMVKQLEQHLRDKGWLDLAYIYWFDEPDEKDYEFVRRGMERIHRYGPGLRRMLTEEPADALAGAVDLWCPLTPNLHPDMAGRRRAAGDHFWWYVCCGPRAPYCGLFIDHPATDLRVWLWQTWQHQVEGILIWSSTYWTSSAAFPDSLQNPYEDPMGYVSGYSTPKGTKLYWGNGDGRFLYPPLAAAGGSDKAVLDGPVSSIRWEMLREGVEDVDYLHILKNRLDAQPAGASSERIAEARRLLQVPREITASMTDYTFDSRPIYERRAMIAAMIERLGGGLAGK, from the coding sequence ATGCGCAGATTCCGGAAGCCGACAGGATGGGTTGCGTTGGGGGTGCTCGGCGCCTGGGCGGCATTCGAATCGCCGGCGTGGGCAGCCGTGTCGTTGTCTTCCGGCTGTGAATGGAAGCTGTCGGGCGGTGCCGGGGAGCGGATCCCATTGGAGGGTCAGCTGGGCAAGCCGGGCTTCCGGGTCAGCGGACAGGGCACGGACTGGAATGCCTGGGTGACGGACGCGCCTCTCGAGCCGGGGCAGCTTTACCGATTTGACTTCTTCTACATCTGGCGGGGTGAGAAGCCCGGCGGGTGCGTGGTGGCCGGGCCGGAGGGGGTCAATCGGGACTTCTCCTGTGAGCAGTCGGGCGAGCTCCGCGAGGTCGGATTTGTGTTCATGGCTTCGCCACGTGCGAACGAGCGGCGGTTCCGGCTGGGGCAGTGGCAGGTGAAGGGCGTGGTCGACATCGGCGATCCGATACTCACCCCGGTACAGGCGGTACATGTTCACTGTGGTGATCTGGAATTGGGGGAAGGGGAGGAGGTTGCCGGCCACACGTACACGTTCACGTCTTCGCTGGGCGGGGAGAGCAGCAATTTCAGCCGCCCGATCCGCGGTTTCACTGCGGGCTTCAACAGTAATCGCTGGGTGCTTGGCCAAGGGCAGGAGGTTGTGTATGGCCACCGGTTGGCTGGTCGACATCAGACCTCCGGTCAAATCGAGGTGAACGCCTGTTATGTGGCCGATGGGGGGCGATGTGTCATCGAAGCCAGCAAGGACGGCAAAGAATGGAGGCTGCTGGCCGCCTGCGAGAAGGAGGGGACCGTGCAAGCGACCCTTCCATCGGAAGTGTTTCTGGCGACCGAGATCCTGGTCCGGCTGCGAGGGGATGGGGGTGGTGTGGTTCAGATTGACCGCTATCACTACCAGGCGGTGATTGATGGGCCGGCAGTGGGCGTGCGTGGGGGTACTCAGTTTGTGGAGACGACGTCGCTGGATGCGAGCGCCGTTGTGCGTGTTGACCGGCTGCCGGCAGTTCGGCCATCGGGAAGCGAGGAGGTCCGGGTGTCGATCACCAACCGAGGCCTGGGTGCCCGGTCTTTCCGGGTCTCTCGTGTGATCCGGGCCGCGAAGCAGGGTGAGGGCGGTGCGGTAGCCCGGCAACGAGCCCTGGCCAGGCTCGAGGAACCGGCTGCCTCGTCCGCGGCGGAGGGTGTGAGCGTCGATGTTCCAGCCGGCGAGACGCGAGAGGTGAGCATTCCGACGGTGATCGCCGGAGGCCGCCGGGTGGCCGGTCGGCTCGATGTCGTGGGTGAAAAGCCGGTGTTCAGGGGTGAGTGGCAGGTTACAGTTCCGGTGCTCTACGCTGCGGACTACGGCGAGCGTTTGGCGGGCGGAGATGAAGTTGTGCAGCTTTGGTGGAGCGATGCGACCCGCAAGATAGCCCGGACGCGGCCGGTGCCTGAGGCTCAAGGCAAGGCGGTGGCGTTGTGGGCGGCGCGGAATGAGTTTGAAGCGGCCCAGCTGGTGGTGCGGCCCGGGAGCGAGCTGCGCGGGCTGACCGCGTCGGTTTCCGGGCTGAGCGGTCCCGAGGATGCTCGGACGGGTCGCCCGGCGGTGATTGCCGCGGGTCGCATCCAGGTTCTGTGGGTGTACTATCATCCGGTGCGGGTGGTTCTGGATGCCCATGGTGTGGCCGACGACTGGCCGGACGCCCTGCCGCCGCTGGACCGGCCGCTGCACGTGCCGGCGGGTGTGAACCAGCCGCTGTGGATTCTGGTTCGCGTACCGGCCGACGCGTCGCCCGGCGACTACGAAGGGGCGGTCCAGCTGAAGGCCGAGGGGTGGTCGGCGTCGGTGCCGATCCAGTTGCACGTTTGGGACTTCGCGCTGCCGGAGAAGCCCTTCACGCAGAGTGGCTTCGGCCTGTCGATGGGCGATCCGTTCCGCTACCAGGGTCTGAAGACAGACGTGGACAAGAGGGCGGTCTACGCCAAGTACATGCAGAGTTTCACCGATCACCGGATTAGCCCGTACGATCCGACCCTGTTTGACCGCATTGACGTTCAGTGGGAGCCCAAGGCTCAGCCGCCGCGTGCGAAGGTCGACTTCACCCGCTTCGACCCGGCGATGGCGGAGGCCGTGGCGAAGAACCACATCACCGCGTTCAATCTCTCGATTCCCGGGATGGGCGGAGGCACGTTCCATGAGCGATACGAGGGCGAGATCGCGGGCTTCAAGGCCGGCTCGCCGGAATATGAGGCGATGTTCTCGAGCATGGTCAAGCAGCTCGAACAGCACCTTCGGGACAAGGGTTGGCTGGACCTGGCGTACATCTACTGGTTTGACGAGCCGGACGAGAAGGACTACGAGTTCGTTCGCAGGGGGATGGAGCGAATTCACCGGTACGGGCCCGGCCTGCGGCGGATGTTGACCGAGGAGCCGGCCGACGCTCTGGCCGGTGCGGTGGACCTGTGGTGCCCGTTGACCCCGAATCTCCATCCTGACATGGCCGGTCGCCGGCGAGCGGCCGGAGATCATTTCTGGTGGTACGTCTGCTGCGGTCCGCGGGCGCCTTATTGCGGTTTGTTCATTGATCATCCGGCCACGGATTTGCGTGTCTGGCTGTGGCAGACCTGGCAGCACCAGGTTGAGGGCATTCTGATTTGGTCGAGCACTTACTGGACGAGCAGTGCGGCCTTTCCGGATTCGCTGCAGAATCCTTATGAAGACCCGATGGGTTACGTGAGCGGCTACTCGACGCCGAAGGGTACGAAGTTGTATTGGGGCAACGGCGACGGGCGGTTTTTGTATCCTCCGCTTGCGGCTGCCGGGGGCAGTGACAAGGCGGTCTTGGACGGACCGGTGAGCAGCATTCGGTGGGAGATGCTCCGGGAGGGGGTTGAAGACGTGGACTATCTTCACATTCTGAAGAACCGGCTGGACGCTCAGCCGGCAGGGGCGAGCTCGGAACGGATTGCCGAGGCCAGGAGGCTGTTGCAGGTTCCCAGGGAGATCACTGCGAGTATGACCGACTACACGTTTGACTCGCGGCCGATCTATGAGCGTCGGGCGATGATCGCGGCGATGATCGAGCGGCTGGGGGGCGGCTTGGCCGGCAAGTGA
- a CDS encoding cupin domain-containing protein, producing MKVRAIKAHRQEPVVMDGAKGARMRMLIGPDDGATTFHMRHFEVEPGGCTPHHQHDYEHEVLVLKGSGVAKSAEGDRPFKAGDVVFVPPNEKHQFCNTGAEHCEFICLIPAPKSCGCG from the coding sequence ATGAAAGTGCGAGCGATCAAGGCTCATCGACAGGAACCGGTAGTAATGGACGGGGCCAAGGGGGCCCGGATGCGCATGCTCATCGGTCCGGACGACGGCGCGACGACCTTTCACATGCGGCATTTCGAAGTCGAACCTGGCGGCTGTACGCCTCATCACCAGCATGATTACGAGCATGAAGTCCTCGTGCTCAAGGGGAGCGGCGTTGCCAAAAGCGCCGAAGGCGATCGGCCGTTCAAGGCGGGTGATGTTGTTTTCGTTCCACCGAATGAGAAGCACCAGTTCTGCAACACCGGGGCGGAGCACTGCGAGTTCATTTGCCTGATCCCGGCGCCAAAGTCCTGCGGTTGCGGGTGA